Proteins encoded in a region of the Azospirillum sp. TSH58 genome:
- a CDS encoding GNAT family N-acetyltransferase, with protein sequence MIRIRPTSPCDAPALPGIERSSGEIFRQWAGLEWIADDDVQSEERHRALIADGVAYVAALEGHEIVAFLNGTVTPDALHIWQVAVRQDQQGQGIGRQLIEAAQRHAVEHGAPSLTLTTFRDVPWNEPYYRRLGFITLDGGQLGPRLSAVLDAEKQAGLPIARRCAMRKTR encoded by the coding sequence ATGATCCGCATCAGACCCACAAGCCCGTGCGATGCCCCCGCTCTGCCAGGGATCGAGCGCAGTTCCGGCGAGATCTTTCGGCAATGGGCGGGGCTGGAGTGGATCGCCGATGACGACGTCCAGTCCGAGGAACGGCATCGCGCCCTGATCGCCGATGGCGTCGCCTACGTCGCCGCGTTGGAAGGGCATGAAATCGTCGCCTTCCTGAACGGGACGGTGACACCCGATGCCCTTCACATCTGGCAGGTGGCCGTCCGCCAGGATCAGCAGGGGCAGGGCATCGGACGGCAGCTGATCGAAGCGGCTCAGCGCCATGCCGTCGAGCATGGCGCTCCCTCCCTGACTTTGACCACCTTCAGGGACGTGCCCTGGAACGAACCCTATTATCGAAGACTTGGCTTCATCACGCTGGATGGCGGACAGCTCGGCCCCCGGCTGAGTGCCGTTCTGGACGCGGAGAAACAGGCTGGTCTCCCCATCGCACGGCGTTGCGCCATGAGGAAAACCCGCTGA
- a CDS encoding TRAP transporter substrate-binding protein produces MKRRSFLTSAGVGLAASTVVAAPAIAQSQPEIKWRMASSYPKSLDTIFGGAELVARRVAAATDNKFQIRTFAAGEIVPALQVLDAVQNGTIECGQSAAYFYIGKDPTFCFDTAMPFGLNTRQHIAWMMHGGGLELMRELFREHNIYNIPAGNTTAQMGGWFRKEIKTVEDLSGLKMRVGGLAGQIMGKLGLVPQQIGGGDIYPALERGTIDAAEFVGPYDDEKLGFHKVAKYYYSPGWWEGSAQIPLMINITAWEQLPESYKTILEQACWEANTWMIAKYDAVNAAALKRLVAGGAQLRAFPREVMMACEKIANELYDELSAKNPRFKKVYEAWKPFRDEERLWFRVAENSFDSYVYSQSAQRR; encoded by the coding sequence ATGAAACGTCGTTCCTTTTTGACCAGCGCCGGCGTCGGTCTGGCCGCCAGCACCGTCGTCGCCGCGCCGGCGATCGCGCAGAGTCAGCCCGAAATCAAGTGGCGCATGGCGTCGAGCTACCCCAAGAGCCTCGACACCATCTTCGGCGGGGCGGAGCTGGTCGCCCGCCGGGTCGCCGCCGCCACCGACAACAAGTTCCAGATCCGCACCTTCGCGGCGGGCGAGATCGTGCCGGCGCTCCAGGTGCTGGACGCGGTGCAGAACGGCACGATCGAGTGCGGCCAGTCCGCCGCCTATTTCTACATCGGCAAGGACCCGACCTTCTGCTTCGACACGGCCATGCCCTTCGGCCTGAACACGCGCCAGCACATCGCCTGGATGATGCACGGCGGCGGGCTGGAGCTGATGCGGGAGCTGTTCCGGGAGCACAACATCTACAACATCCCCGCCGGCAACACGACGGCCCAGATGGGCGGCTGGTTCCGCAAGGAAATCAAGACGGTGGAGGACCTGAGCGGCCTCAAGATGCGGGTCGGCGGGCTGGCCGGGCAGATCATGGGCAAGCTGGGCCTCGTCCCGCAGCAGATCGGCGGCGGCGACATCTACCCGGCGCTGGAGCGCGGCACCATCGACGCGGCGGAGTTCGTCGGCCCCTACGACGACGAAAAGCTGGGCTTCCACAAGGTTGCCAAATACTACTACTCGCCGGGCTGGTGGGAAGGCTCCGCCCAGATCCCGCTGATGATCAACATCACCGCGTGGGAGCAGCTTCCGGAGTCCTACAAGACGATCCTGGAGCAGGCCTGCTGGGAGGCCAACACCTGGATGATCGCCAAGTACGACGCCGTCAACGCCGCGGCGCTGAAGCGTCTGGTGGCCGGCGGCGCCCAGCTCCGCGCCTTCCCGCGCGAGGTCATGATGGCCTGCGAGAAGATCGCCAACGAGCTGTATGACGAGCTGTCGGCCAAGAACCCGCGCTTCAAGAAGGTCTACGAGGCGTGGAAGCCCTTCCGCGACGAGGAGCGGCTGTGGTTCCGCGTCGCCGAGAACAGCTTCGACTCCTACGTCTATTCCCAGTCGGCGCAACGCCGCTGA
- the gyrB gene encoding DNA topoisomerase (ATP-hydrolyzing) subunit B, with product MAQEALKNDLPQQDYGAESITVLRGLDAVRKRPGMYIGDTDDGSGLHHMVYEVVDNAIDEALAGYCDAVVVQLNADGSVTVRDNGRGIPTDIHSEEGVSAAEVVMTQLHAGGKFNQNSYKVSGGLHGVGVSVVNALSETLELRIWRNGREWFMRFRHGVADERLADIGAAPMVDDGKGGQKPLSGTEVTFLPSKDTFTNTEFDFATLEHRLRELAFLNSGVRLVLTDARGVEPRVQDLHYEGGLEAFVNWLDRSKVPLHKPAISIKAERPTEHGGLVSVECSLQWNDSYHETTLCFTNNIPQKDGGTHLAGFRAALTRAINNYANESGIAKKEKVNLSGDDAREGLTCVLSVKVPDPKFSSQTKDKLVSSEVRPVVEAVVGECLAQYFEEHPADAKRVVQKVVEAAAAREAARKARELTRRKGALDIASLPGKLADCQERDPALSELFIVEGDSAGGSAKQGRSRQFQAILPLRGKILNVERARFDKMLSSAEIGTLIAALGTGIGRDEFNPDKTRYHKIIIMTDADVDGSHIRTLLLTFFFRQMPELIERGYLYIAQPPLYRIKRGNAKERYLKDDRALEEYLIEAALGDLSVRPADGSLLTGEPLREMVEQARGARLHIETLARKAGNLSVVESAAVSGALSVALSQDTAQAQQAAETVAARLNALDAEGGWRGESLLQGGYALVRTRRGVTHRHHLDADLLKSAEARKLDAIAADLKRVYAEPGRAFEKQKESRSLTGPVALFDTVMELGRRGVTIQRYKGLGEMNPDQLWETTLDPTKRSLLQVKVNHADQAEEVFSTLMGDIVEPRREFIQENALKVANLDV from the coding sequence ATGGCACAGGAAGCACTGAAGAACGACCTCCCGCAGCAGGATTACGGCGCGGAATCGATCACCGTCTTGCGCGGGCTGGACGCCGTGCGCAAGCGTCCGGGCATGTACATCGGCGACACCGATGACGGCTCCGGACTGCACCACATGGTCTACGAGGTCGTGGACAACGCGATCGACGAGGCGCTGGCCGGCTACTGCGACGCGGTCGTGGTGCAGCTCAACGCCGACGGGTCGGTCACGGTGCGCGACAACGGCCGCGGCATCCCCACCGACATCCACTCCGAAGAGGGCGTGTCGGCGGCGGAGGTCGTGATGACCCAGCTCCACGCCGGCGGCAAGTTCAACCAGAACTCCTACAAGGTGTCGGGTGGTCTGCACGGCGTGGGCGTCTCGGTGGTGAACGCCCTGTCGGAGACGCTGGAGCTGCGCATCTGGCGCAACGGCCGCGAATGGTTCATGCGCTTCCGCCACGGCGTCGCCGACGAGCGGCTGGCCGACATCGGCGCGGCTCCGATGGTGGACGACGGCAAGGGCGGGCAGAAGCCGCTCTCCGGGACCGAGGTCACCTTCCTGCCGTCCAAGGACACCTTCACCAACACCGAATTCGACTTCGCCACGCTGGAACACCGGCTGCGCGAGCTGGCCTTCCTGAACTCCGGCGTGCGGCTGGTGCTGACCGACGCCCGCGGCGTGGAGCCGCGGGTTCAGGACCTCCATTATGAAGGCGGCCTGGAAGCCTTCGTGAACTGGCTCGACCGCTCGAAGGTGCCGCTGCACAAGCCGGCCATCTCCATCAAGGCGGAACGCCCGACCGAGCATGGCGGGTTGGTCAGCGTGGAATGCTCGCTCCAGTGGAACGACAGCTACCACGAGACGACCCTCTGCTTCACCAACAACATCCCGCAGAAGGACGGCGGCACCCACCTCGCCGGCTTCCGCGCGGCGCTGACGCGGGCGATCAACAACTACGCCAACGAGTCGGGCATCGCGAAGAAGGAGAAGGTCAACCTCTCCGGCGACGACGCGCGCGAGGGGTTGACCTGCGTGCTCTCGGTGAAGGTGCCCGACCCGAAATTCTCCAGCCAGACCAAGGACAAGCTGGTCTCCTCCGAAGTCCGCCCGGTGGTCGAGGCGGTGGTGGGCGAATGCCTCGCCCAGTATTTCGAGGAGCATCCGGCGGACGCCAAGCGCGTCGTCCAGAAGGTGGTCGAGGCCGCCGCCGCCCGTGAGGCCGCCCGCAAGGCGCGCGAGCTGACCCGGCGCAAGGGGGCGCTCGACATCGCCTCCCTGCCCGGCAAGCTGGCCGACTGCCAGGAGCGCGACCCGGCGCTGTCCGAACTCTTCATCGTGGAGGGCGATTCGGCGGGCGGCTCGGCCAAGCAGGGCCGGTCGCGCCAGTTCCAGGCCATCCTGCCGCTGCGCGGCAAGATCCTGAACGTCGAGCGGGCGCGCTTCGACAAGATGCTGTCCTCGGCGGAGATCGGCACGCTGATCGCGGCGCTGGGCACCGGCATCGGGCGCGACGAGTTCAACCCGGACAAGACGCGCTACCACAAGATCATCATCATGACCGACGCGGACGTGGACGGCAGCCACATCCGCACGCTCCTGCTGACCTTCTTCTTCCGGCAGATGCCGGAACTGATCGAGCGCGGCTATCTCTACATCGCCCAGCCGCCGCTCTACCGCATCAAGCGCGGCAACGCGAAGGAACGGTACCTGAAGGACGACCGGGCGCTGGAGGAGTATCTGATCGAGGCGGCGCTGGGCGACCTGTCCGTGCGCCCCGCCGACGGCTCCCTGCTGACCGGCGAGCCGCTGCGCGAGATGGTCGAACAGGCGCGCGGCGCCCGCCTCCACATCGAGACGCTGGCCCGCAAGGCCGGCAACCTGTCGGTGGTGGAATCGGCGGCGGTGAGCGGCGCCCTGTCGGTCGCCCTGTCGCAGGACACCGCCCAGGCGCAGCAGGCGGCCGAGACGGTGGCCGCCCGGCTGAACGCGCTGGACGCGGAGGGCGGCTGGCGCGGCGAGAGCCTGCTCCAGGGTGGCTACGCGCTGGTGCGGACGCGCCGCGGCGTGACCCACCGCCACCATCTGGACGCCGATCTGCTGAAGAGCGCCGAGGCCCGCAAGCTGGACGCCATCGCGGCGGACCTGAAGCGCGTCTACGCCGAGCCGGGCCGCGCCTTCGAGAAGCAGAAGGAGAGCCGCAGCCTGACCGGCCCCGTCGCCCTGTTCGACACGGTGATGGAGCTGGGCCGCCGCGGCGTGACGATCCAGCGCTACAAGGGCCTGGGCGAGATGAACCCCGACCAGCTCTGGGAAACCACGCTGGACCCGACCAAGCGCTCGCTGCTGCAGGTGAAGGTCAACCACGCCGATCAGGCGGAAGAGGTCTTCTCCACCCTGATGGGTGACATCGTCGAGCCGCGCCGCGAGTTCATCCAGGAGAACGCCCTGAAGGTCGCCAACCTCGACGTTTAA